The proteins below are encoded in one region of Apium graveolens cultivar Ventura chromosome 4, ASM990537v1, whole genome shotgun sequence:
- the LOC141716625 gene encoding zinc finger CCCH domain-containing protein 8-like isoform X1 encodes MEGVKGQHFQNQHKGLTFGSLNFRDHLGLDVSSDKNADVLNQEVQNLALKDSIEENGTVQGVLMESEHMEHRRYRYYYPLRPEAENCLFLMRHGWCQFRGNCRYNHPLNRKIQPDYKEIENLNEENLTRTGQVECKYYLTPEGCKYGKACKYNHSGRETEKAPVFLGFPIRPGEKEGPQDKRIGSNSGWENALPFCPSALSSRKASNWENARPFWPSTVSKKASEPVSQQHPHKQAERSKTSVCPVNDKGLPLRPDMEICPYYSRYGICKRGPGCRFDHRLPPANPEPVA; translated from the exons ATGGAGGGGGTTAAAGGTCAGCATTTTCAGAATCAACACAAGGGCTTAACGTTTGGATCATTAAATTTTAGAGATCATCTCGGTCTTGATGTGTCAAGCGACAAGAATGCTGATGTTTTGAACCAGGAGGTCCAGAATTTAGCTCTTAAAGATTCGATTGAGGAAAATGGGACTGTCCAGGGAGTTCTGATGGAGTCTGAACATATGGAGCATAGAAGATATAGATATTACTACCCTTTGAGACCGGAGGCTGAAAATTGCCTATTTTTAATGAGACATGGTTGGTGCCAGTTTAGGGGAAATTGCAGATATAATCATCCATTGAATAGGAAAATCCAG CCTGATTATAAGGAGATAGAAAATCTGAATGAAGAGAACTTAACTAGGACGGGGCAAGTCGAGTGCAAG TACTATTTAACACCAGAAGGCTGCAAGTATGGAAAAGCTTGCAAGTATAATCACAGTGGACGGGAAACTGAGAAGGCTCCGGTTTTCCTTGGCTTTCCAATCAGACCG GGAGAGAAAGAAGGCCCTCAGGACAAGAGAATTGGTTCAAATTCTGGTTGGGAAAATGCTTTGCCATTCTGTCCATCAGCACTTTCCAGCAGGAAAGCATCTAATTGGGAAAATGCTAGGCCTTTCTGGCCATCAACAGTTTCCAAGAAAGCATCTGAACCAGTTTCTCAGCAGCACCCACATAAGCAGGCTGAACGCAGCAAAACTTCCGTGTGCCCTGTTAATGACAAGGGCCTGCCTTTAAGGCCT GACATGGAGATCTGCCCATACTATAGTCGGTATGGGATCTGCAAGCGTGGACCAGGATGCCGGTTTGACCATCGTTTACCTCCAGCCAACCCAGAACCTGTTGCTTAA
- the LOC141716625 gene encoding zinc finger CCCH domain-containing protein 67-like isoform X2 → MEGVKGQHFQNQHKGLTFGSLNFRDHLGLDVSSDKNADVLNQEVQNLALKDSIEENGTVQGVLMESEHMEHRRYRYYYPLRPEAENCLFLMRHGWCQFRGNCRYNHPLNRKIQYYLTPEGCKYGKACKYNHSGRETEKAPVFLGFPIRPGEKEGPQDKRIGSNSGWENALPFCPSALSSRKASNWENARPFWPSTVSKKASEPVSQQHPHKQAERSKTSVCPVNDKGLPLRPDMEICPYYSRYGICKRGPGCRFDHRLPPANPEPVA, encoded by the exons ATGGAGGGGGTTAAAGGTCAGCATTTTCAGAATCAACACAAGGGCTTAACGTTTGGATCATTAAATTTTAGAGATCATCTCGGTCTTGATGTGTCAAGCGACAAGAATGCTGATGTTTTGAACCAGGAGGTCCAGAATTTAGCTCTTAAAGATTCGATTGAGGAAAATGGGACTGTCCAGGGAGTTCTGATGGAGTCTGAACATATGGAGCATAGAAGATATAGATATTACTACCCTTTGAGACCGGAGGCTGAAAATTGCCTATTTTTAATGAGACATGGTTGGTGCCAGTTTAGGGGAAATTGCAGATATAATCATCCATTGAATAGGAAAATCCAG TACTATTTAACACCAGAAGGCTGCAAGTATGGAAAAGCTTGCAAGTATAATCACAGTGGACGGGAAACTGAGAAGGCTCCGGTTTTCCTTGGCTTTCCAATCAGACCG GGAGAGAAAGAAGGCCCTCAGGACAAGAGAATTGGTTCAAATTCTGGTTGGGAAAATGCTTTGCCATTCTGTCCATCAGCACTTTCCAGCAGGAAAGCATCTAATTGGGAAAATGCTAGGCCTTTCTGGCCATCAACAGTTTCCAAGAAAGCATCTGAACCAGTTTCTCAGCAGCACCCACATAAGCAGGCTGAACGCAGCAAAACTTCCGTGTGCCCTGTTAATGACAAGGGCCTGCCTTTAAGGCCT GACATGGAGATCTGCCCATACTATAGTCGGTATGGGATCTGCAAGCGTGGACCAGGATGCCGGTTTGACCATCGTTTACCTCCAGCCAACCCAGAACCTGTTGCTTAA